A genomic stretch from Puntigrus tetrazona isolate hp1 chromosome 6, ASM1883169v1, whole genome shotgun sequence includes:
- the LOC122347462 gene encoding uncharacterized protein LOC122347462, whose amino-acid sequence MNSLNVSVSGNQYAYQYAVYESPLYKDYRPPARDLIQLPRALLYLMMAAVVVVAVAYAIVGHLIKDLAHDILDWALGPDEEILKASSEAGDDGSTHMPSGLTHSHPNAFHVWDQDDVVIPLSPEHSPQNSPLLAVLPFIPHFFPSPASHSMLNSPALPQILSEDTKSPNKTPQEAYVFPSPKITGHSSTFSHVSFHERRDGTDKV is encoded by the exons ATGAACAGTCTGAACGTGTCCGTGTCCGGGAACCAGTACGCGTATCAGTACGCCGTCTACGAGTCTCCGCTGTACAAGGACTACAGACCTCCGGCCAGAGATCTCATTCAGCTCCCCAGAGCCCTGCTCTACCTGATGATGGCCGCCGTGGTGGTGGTCGCTGTCGCTTATGCCATTGTGGGACATTTAATTAAAGACCTCGCGCATGACATCTTGG ACTGGGCTTTGGGTCCGGATGAGGAGATCTTAAAGGCCAGCAGCGAGGCAGGTGATGACGGCTCCACACACATGCCATCAGGACTCACACACTCCCACCCCAACGCCTTCCACGTTTGGGATCAGGACGACGTGGTCATCCCCCTCTCTCCAGAGCACAGCCCCCAGAACAGCCCTCTTCTGGCTGTCCTCCCTTTTATTCCTCATTTCTTCCCCTCTCCTGCTTCTCACAGTATGCTCAACAGCCCCGCACTGCCCCAAATACTGTCAGAGGATACCAAGAGCCCCAACAAGACACCACAAGAGGCCTACGTCTTTCCTTCACCTAAAATCACAGGACACAGTTCCACTTTCTCACATGTGTCATTCCATGAGAGGAGAGATGGCACTGATAAAGTCTGA
- the acp5a gene encoding tartrate-resistant acid phosphatase type 5a, giving the protein MASPLMLVFLTALPGVLCYQSSFIDLEPKGRNKSSIRFLVLGDWGGLPYPPYITPIEKATARMMAKTASQMGADFILALGDNFYYKGVTDVNDPRFQVTFEDVYTQDSLNIPWYVIAGNHDHAGNVLAQIEYSQKSKRWNFPYYYYEMNFRIPRTDSTLTIIMLDTVLLCGNSDDFLDQQPKAPRSGVQANRQLLWLQERLARSKADYLLVAGHYPVWSISEHGPTDCLLKYLRPLLKKYKATAYLCGHDHNLQYIKESGIGYVVSGAGNFMDPDVRHRNQVPQGYLKFFNGDSGTLGGFAHVEVNKREMTVTFIQARGTSLYRAVLKKRDHLSRVDDSI; this is encoded by the exons ATGGCGTCACCACtaatgttggtgtttttaacTGCTCTTCCTGGGGTCCTCTGCTACCAATCCTCATTCATTGACCTGGAACCTAAAGGAC GTAACAAGTCATCTATCCGATTTCTGGTTTTGGGGGACTGGGGTGGTCTGCCATATCCACCCTATATTACCCCTATAGAGAAGGCCACTGCACGCATGATGGCCAAAACTGCTTCTCAGATGGGTGCAGACTTCATTTTAGCACTTGGTGACAACTTCTACTATAAGGGTGTCACTGATGTTAATGACCCTAGATTCCAG GTCACGTTTGAAGATGTCTATACTCAGGATTCTCTTAATATTCCGTGGTACGTCATTGCTGGCAATCACGACCATGCAGGAAACGTCCTTGCTCAAATCGAGTACAGCCAGAAGTCAAAGAGATG GAACTTCCCCTACTATTATTATGAGATGAACTTCCGCATTCCTCGAACGGACAGCACTCTGACCATCATCATGCTGGACACCGTGTTGCTGTGTGGAAACTCGGATGACTTCCTTGACCAGCAGCCCAAAGCTCCCCGAAGTGGTGTTCAGGCCAACCGACAGCTGCTGTGGCTTCAGGAACGCTTGGCAAGGTCGAAGGCTGATTATCTCCTAGTGGCTGGCCATTATCCGGTATGGTCTATATCAGAGCATGGGCCGACCGACTGTCTGCTGAAGTACTTGAGACCATTGCTTAAGAAATACAAGGCCACTGCTTACCTGTGTGGTCATGATCACAATTTACAA tacATCAAGGAGTCTGGTATCGGTTATGTGGTCAGTGGAGCTGGTAACTTTATGGATCCCGATGTGCGGCACCGAAACCAGGTTCCTCAAGGCTACCTCAAGTTCTTCAATGGTGATTCTGGCACCTTAGGTGGCTTTGCTCATGTGGAGGTTAATAAGAGAGAGATGACCGTGACCTTTATCCAGGCTAGGGGAACCTCTCTTTACAGGGCTGTTCTTAAAAAGCGTGACCATCTTTCCAGAGTGGATGACtccatttga